Proteins co-encoded in one Deferribacterota bacterium genomic window:
- the recG gene encoding ATP-dependent DNA helicase RecG, with translation MQKNLYNLKNKLYLIKNNLRNSNPKYYLKSISDELSRLSPNLKEKLEHIDKNNVTANQIDSLLTETMPLLSDKEENNNNLSDIDIEELSSTPNKTIKYLKKFGIKSIYDLITHFPYKYDRLVVDINSNESVLKGILLKYDIVRTKSGKKMLQAFFKGQNNLYFYIIWLHFNKNYPLSLLKEGKKYCFYGVIQRFNSRPAIFHPEFINDSDINTVKPIYQLPKNIKKKYFYNLLNSALSKYLNMFEETLPAKVLNKYSYPNVSEALYVIHKPNIDENINALANKTHPAIERFIYEELLYLQLGLLTKKADYEKSKGIALNIKKQDLYSLKDFIPFPLTKSQKRVLAEIINDLNSTKQMNRLLQGDVGSGKTVIALIASVLTVRENHQVAIIAPTEVLAEQHYLNFIKYLEKSNIKIDLITGSTPKKEKSEIKEKTKSGVNGIIIGTHALIQEDILFKSLGLAVVDEQHRFGVIQRKLLMEKGYRPNMLLMTATPIPRSLALTFYGDLDISIIDEMPPGRKEVITKAYEEKDIEKVYEFVSRELKKGFKAYFIYPLISESEKIALKDATRNYEKLQNIFGRDIVGLLHGKLSANEKRELISSFKYGKIKVLVSTTVVEVGVDIKEATIMVIENAERFGLSQLHQLRGRIGRNEYQSYCLLVYNGKNLSEEARKRIEALVKCSDGFKISETDLELRGPGDFFGVKQSGLPDFKFSNIVRDLLILNRARKDALDILEDDPQLEKKENFIIKNTLLNRWSKKLELINIG, from the coding sequence ATGCAAAAAAATTTATATAATTTAAAAAATAAATTATATTTAATAAAAAATAACCTCAGGAATAGTAATCCTAAATATTATTTAAAATCTATTAGTGATGAACTTTCTAGATTATCACCAAATCTTAAAGAAAAATTAGAACACATAGATAAAAATAATGTTACTGCAAATCAAATAGATAGTTTACTAACTGAAACAATGCCTTTACTAAGTGATAAAGAAGAAAATAATAATAATTTAAGTGATATTGATATAGAAGAATTAAGTAGTACCCCTAATAAAACAATAAAATATTTAAAAAAATTTGGTATAAAAAGTATCTACGATCTAATAACCCATTTTCCATACAAGTATGATAGGTTAGTTGTTGACATAAATAGCAATGAGTCAGTCTTAAAAGGGATTTTACTAAAATATGATATTGTTAGAACAAAAAGTGGAAAAAAAATGTTACAGGCCTTCTTTAAAGGTCAAAACAATTTATATTTTTACATTATATGGCTACATTTTAACAAAAACTACCCTCTTTCACTTTTAAAAGAGGGTAAAAAATATTGTTTTTATGGGGTTATTCAACGTTTTAACTCAAGACCAGCTATTTTCCATCCAGAGTTTATAAATGATAGTGATATAAATACTGTTAAACCTATATATCAACTTCCTAAAAATATAAAGAAAAAATATTTCTATAATCTTCTAAACAGCGCTCTCTCAAAATATTTAAATATGTTTGAAGAAACATTACCTGCTAAAGTGCTTAATAAATATTCTTATCCAAATGTCTCTGAAGCTTTATATGTTATACATAAACCTAATATAGATGAAAATATAAATGCATTAGCTAATAAAACACATCCTGCTATTGAACGCTTTATCTATGAGGAACTATTATATTTACAATTAGGATTATTAACAAAAAAAGCAGATTATGAAAAATCTAAAGGTATAGCTCTAAATATAAAAAAGCAAGATCTATACTCCTTAAAAGACTTTATACCCTTTCCCTTAACAAAATCACAAAAACGAGTATTAGCTGAGATAATTAATGATCTAAATTCAACCAAACAAATGAATAGATTATTGCAAGGTGATGTAGGAAGCGGGAAAACTGTTATTGCATTAATTGCTTCAGTTTTAACTGTTAGAGAGAATCATCAAGTAGCTATTATAGCACCTACCGAGGTTTTAGCGGAACAACATTATTTAAATTTTATAAAGTATTTAGAGAAAAGCAATATCAAGATTGACTTAATTACTGGTTCAACTCCAAAAAAAGAAAAAAGTGAAATAAAAGAAAAAACAAAATCAGGTGTTAATGGTATAATTATTGGCACCCATGCTCTTATTCAGGAAGATATTCTTTTTAAAAGTTTAGGATTAGCAGTTGTTGATGAACAACATAGATTTGGGGTAATCCAGAGAAAACTCTTAATGGAGAAAGGCTATAGACCTAATATGCTATTAATGACTGCCACACCTATTCCAAGATCTCTAGCTTTAACCTTTTATGGTGATCTAGATATAAGTATTATTGATGAAATGCCTCCGGGGAGAAAAGAGGTTATAACAAAGGCCTATGAAGAAAAAGATATTGAAAAAGTTTATGAATTTGTAAGTAGGGAGCTAAAAAAGGGGTTTAAGGCATATTTTATATATCCCCTAATAAGTGAAAGCGAAAAAATTGCCCTTAAAGATGCAACTAGAAACTATGAAAAATTACAAAATATATTTGGAAGAGACATTGTTGGCTTATTACATGGAAAATTATCTGCCAATGAAAAGAGAGAATTGATTAGTTCTTTTAAATATGGCAAAATAAAAGTATTAGTTTCTACAACAGTTGTAGAGGTTGGGGTGGATATAAAAGAAGCCACAATAATGGTTATAGAAAATGCTGAAAGGTTTGGATTATCTCAGTTACATCAATTAAGGGGTAGAATTGGAAGAAATGAATATCAATCTTATTGTTTGTTAGTCTATAACGGAAAAAATCTTTCTGAAGAAGCAAGAAAAAGGATTGAAGCTCTTGTTAAATGCAGTGATGGCTTTAAGATATCTGAAACTGATTTAGAGTTGAGAGGCCCTGGGGATTTTTTTGGTGTAAAACAGTCAGGATTGCCTGATTTTAAATTTTCAAATATTGTAAGAGACCTCCTCATTTTAAATAGAGCAAGAAAGGATGCGCTAGATATCTTAGAAGATGATCCACAGTTAGAAAAAAAAGAAAATTTTATCATTAAAAATACGTTGCTAAATAGATGGAGCAAAAAATTAGAGTTAATAAATATTGGATAG
- a CDS encoding chemotaxis protein CheW, translated as MDKQFVIFSLAGEKFAFSIENVVEVIKKSVVVDVPRGLEFLEGIIHFRGKIVPVVDLAKRFKLSNSSEGSQNNEDNKIIIISIKNKYVGFVIDDVDKVISISENLIEKNVTGQSISRKFVEGIAKINSDLIIIINTANLLTSEEQDKMKNV; from the coding sequence ATGGATAAACAATTTGTCATTTTTAGTTTAGCTGGTGAAAAGTTTGCTTTTTCCATTGAAAATGTAGTAGAGGTTATAAAAAAAAGTGTAGTCGTAGATGTCCCCCGAGGATTAGAGTTTTTAGAGGGAATTATACACTTTAGGGGCAAGATAGTACCTGTTGTTGATTTAGCTAAAAGGTTTAAATTGAGTAACTCAAGTGAGGGTTCACAAAATAATGAGGATAATAAAATAATAATAATATCTATTAAAAATAAATATGTTGGTTTTGTTATTGATGATGTCGATAAAGTAATATCTATATCTGAAAATTTAATAGAAAAGAATGTTACTGGACAATCAATTAGTAGAAAGTTTGTTGAAGGTATTGCAAAAATCAACAGCGATCTAATTATAATAATTAATACAGCTAATCTTCTAACTAGTGAAGAGCAGGACAAAATGAAAAATGTATAA